One Hydrogenophaga crassostreae genomic region harbors:
- a CDS encoding non-ribosomal peptide synthetase — protein MSIEPAPAMTGHLELDESDPDMAEVQADSTPGKAGNRDQSATQPPTHQVADLQEMLRERAERLGDTPAYVFLDNKLEPRGILTFSELGQSANAIARKLRQLTQPGDRVLLAFNNDLEAVQLFWGCILADTIPIPAPAPDTRNSRISEARLRGIALDAKVTFAMTHESHVEIGRMQILEVPWHSLQSVLASHPSATGTARSNTEFERQTDIAYLQYTSGSTSAPRGVEITHGNVLAQCTALLDGRDTIGKRGLIWLPWFHDYGLVHGVIQPVFSSGTSYLMSTAHFLLRPLSWLEAIGRYQITHSGAPNFAYLACVQALARKPGWSARLGAWQLATCGAEPVRAATLDAFAKSFAPFEFDRSALAPSYGLAEAVLAATVRSTHTSPLLVTLDARAMDSHEIQISPVQAPGTRTLVGCGPALPGVQLRIVDPETKQICAPNRIGEIWLAGACVGRGYWGQPEATIEHFQATLTDQGADSTRYLRTGDLGFMHKGELFVAGRRKDMILINGRNLYPQDLEQTTESAHADIRSGSVFAISIDRGLKETAVMLIECSRIPSLKGVRELIDGVQKQVGIEHEIELHDIVPLRAGCLPRTSSGKPMRSAARRLYLQGALEPLRLTAEAPLLSAVPQQEAEADASLVETLIQLWSDVLAHEPIEPDSNFFDLGGDSLLATQLVSRLRTRLGIELPISAVFESPTVRGLARLVVEAQEKLSNPTPAQMQTATAPLIPRKPGAQVMLSFSQERMWFMHELAPESSAYNVPLALRLQGPFDMAAMRGALTRIVERHEILRTRFLQSPGGIVGELVPVSPTLIEEVHLDLEGHPPSQGVLHRHLATATSVPFRLDQCPLLRAQVIHTGHQEAVLLIVMHHIISDQWSFAELGRELAAHYSAILTGQETSLTSLAIQYADYANWHRNWFEGERRENELAYWVRRLHGLEPLPLNIDFPRPQTQTYRGASLRLPLDPDHIVALRRLGAAHDASLSMVLIAALNVLLYRHTGKTDIAIGVPIANRHHLASENLIGTFVNTLVFRTDLDGDPDFRAVLSRVREVSLEAFAHQDMPFELLVRELASKPDGNRQPLFNVMFNMVNSQVRDGHFEGLTWSRLDFDRASAQFDLTFVADFLYDNALVIEYSTDLFLPETVQRMGEHLERILRVAVVDARTRVATFPLLGDAERASLTQWSLGPTEPPEAHSVVEWITKGLQTSANRPAVVFGNVQLTHQELDKASNRLARLLRQRGIARGARVGVCLPRSHDLVVALLAILKSGAAYVPLDPDYPSQRLIHQIDDADLSLLVTQRSVTLACEQPDRLFLDADRSQIAATAGDSLEADPERDARPDDPAYVIYTSGSTGRPKGVAVPHRAVVNFLTSMARTPGLTAQDRLLAVTTPSFDIAVLELYLPLGAGATVVMATEDQATDGRALADVILGEKITVLQATPSRWHLLIDSGWAGNPHLKALVGGEPLTGNLASQLLARCSEVWNMYGPTETTVWSSCCQVRPDATQAIDLGRPVLNTSIQVLDEHLQVCPIGVPGEIYIGGTGVALGYYKREELTAERFIQQPRAEGGTYPRIYRTGDSGRWRHDGSLEHRGRLDDQIKLRGFRIELGEIEANLLTHAAVARTVVMLREDLPGQVRLVAYVVPNGAMPSRENLREHLSRWLPDHMVPGLFVELDSIPVLPNGKTNRRALPVPPAARADTNSPPAAPRNGTETSILAIWQETLQVERLGIHDNFFDFGGHSILAVGVVSRIETALERPCALALLFKYPTVAGLSAALAQPAEKDTPDVPVAVLRPGEGGPGLFLLAGAEMYRHLARRLDSQMPVYGVFSQTEIDILQKPAETALSTVSVETLALEYLALIRSIQPHGPYYLGGFSIGGVLAFEVAQRLRQAGEEIGLIVLLDSMLPGRGIKHLLAGLHRRLRMIRRQGLKHLLHVYRVYQGQTAQRHEPGNRRNQTYARAMRAHHATPCDLRALFLQAGDDASTAPAYGWKALLPAISVERVPGKHMDILDPPNVDVLASLVRTHITAAKTESLHAESTGNTPHQHGVTDCTRCPKDIR, from the coding sequence GCAGACACCATTCCCATTCCCGCACCCGCACCCGACACGAGAAATTCAAGGATCAGTGAAGCAAGACTGAGAGGCATCGCACTCGATGCAAAAGTCACTTTTGCGATGACCCATGAAAGCCATGTCGAGATCGGTCGCATGCAGATCCTCGAAGTGCCGTGGCATTCGCTTCAGAGCGTGCTGGCCAGCCATCCGAGTGCAACCGGCACAGCTCGGTCCAACACCGAGTTTGAACGTCAGACCGACATCGCGTACCTGCAATACACGTCCGGTTCGACGAGTGCCCCGCGGGGTGTGGAAATCACCCACGGGAATGTACTGGCGCAATGTACGGCGCTACTGGATGGGCGCGACACGATCGGTAAACGGGGGCTGATCTGGCTACCCTGGTTCCACGACTATGGGCTGGTGCATGGCGTGATTCAGCCCGTCTTTTCCAGTGGCACTTCGTACCTGATGTCCACTGCGCACTTCCTGTTGCGCCCATTGTCATGGCTTGAGGCAATAGGCAGGTACCAGATCACCCACAGTGGCGCACCCAATTTTGCCTACCTTGCCTGCGTGCAGGCCTTGGCCCGAAAACCAGGGTGGAGCGCACGGCTCGGCGCCTGGCAGCTCGCGACTTGTGGCGCCGAGCCCGTTCGAGCGGCCACGTTGGACGCCTTCGCAAAAAGCTTCGCGCCATTTGAGTTCGACAGATCAGCGCTGGCGCCCTCCTATGGCCTGGCCGAAGCGGTCCTTGCTGCCACAGTGCGGTCTACGCACACATCACCACTTCTGGTCACACTGGATGCGCGCGCCATGGACAGCCATGAGATCCAGATCTCGCCTGTGCAGGCGCCCGGAACTCGAACACTTGTGGGTTGCGGCCCTGCTCTGCCGGGCGTCCAGCTGCGGATCGTTGATCCAGAGACCAAACAAATCTGTGCACCAAACCGCATCGGCGAAATCTGGCTCGCAGGAGCATGCGTCGGCCGGGGTTACTGGGGACAGCCTGAAGCCACCATCGAACACTTTCAAGCCACACTGACCGATCAGGGCGCCGATTCAACACGCTACCTGCGCACAGGTGATTTGGGCTTCATGCACAAAGGGGAATTGTTTGTTGCGGGTCGTCGCAAAGACATGATCTTGATCAACGGCCGCAATCTGTACCCGCAGGACCTGGAACAGACCACCGAGTCGGCACACGCTGATATCCGTTCAGGCAGCGTCTTCGCAATCTCGATAGACAGAGGGCTGAAGGAAACGGCTGTCATGTTGATCGAATGCAGCCGGATACCTTCGCTCAAGGGCGTGCGTGAACTGATCGATGGTGTGCAGAAACAGGTGGGCATCGAGCACGAAATTGAACTGCACGATATCGTCCCGTTGCGCGCCGGCTGCCTGCCGCGCACCTCAAGTGGCAAGCCCATGCGAAGTGCGGCGCGGCGCCTCTATTTGCAGGGGGCCCTTGAGCCCCTGCGACTGACTGCTGAGGCGCCACTGCTTTCGGCCGTGCCACAGCAAGAAGCAGAAGCAGACGCTTCACTTGTTGAAACACTGATTCAGCTCTGGTCCGACGTCCTCGCCCATGAGCCAATCGAACCAGACTCGAATTTTTTCGACCTCGGCGGTGACTCGCTGCTTGCCACGCAGCTTGTGTCGCGCCTGCGCACCAGGCTAGGCATCGAGCTGCCCATCAGCGCCGTGTTCGAAAGCCCCACCGTAAGAGGACTGGCACGCCTGGTTGTCGAGGCTCAGGAGAAGCTGTCCAACCCAACCCCAGCCCAGATGCAAACCGCAACGGCACCGCTCATTCCCAGGAAGCCGGGAGCCCAGGTCATGTTGTCGTTTTCCCAGGAACGCATGTGGTTCATGCACGAACTGGCGCCTGAGAGCAGCGCCTACAACGTTCCACTGGCCCTTCGGTTGCAAGGCCCTTTCGATATGGCCGCCATGCGGGGTGCCCTGACGCGCATCGTCGAGCGGCATGAAATTCTGCGCACCCGGTTCCTACAGTCACCTGGAGGCATCGTTGGGGAGCTGGTGCCAGTCTCGCCTACGCTGATAGAGGAAGTGCATCTCGATCTGGAAGGACACCCCCCATCCCAGGGTGTGCTGCATCGCCACCTGGCAACAGCCACCAGCGTGCCCTTCCGTCTTGACCAGTGCCCACTGTTGCGCGCTCAGGTTATCCACACCGGCCATCAGGAGGCCGTGTTGCTGATCGTGATGCACCACATCATCAGTGACCAATGGTCTTTCGCCGAACTGGGCAGGGAGCTGGCCGCGCACTACAGCGCCATTCTCACAGGCCAGGAAACCAGTCTGACCAGCCTCGCGATCCAATACGCGGACTACGCGAACTGGCACCGCAACTGGTTTGAAGGCGAACGGCGGGAGAATGAGCTGGCTTACTGGGTGCGCCGACTTCACGGTCTCGAGCCGCTGCCGCTGAATATCGACTTTCCACGACCGCAGACGCAAACCTATCGGGGAGCCTCGCTGCGCCTGCCCCTGGACCCGGACCACATCGTTGCCTTGCGCAGACTTGGCGCAGCCCATGACGCCAGTCTTTCGATGGTGTTGATCGCCGCACTGAACGTGTTGCTGTATCGGCACACAGGCAAAACGGACATCGCGATTGGCGTTCCCATCGCCAACCGCCATCACCTGGCGTCAGAAAACCTCATAGGCACCTTTGTGAACACCCTGGTGTTTCGCACTGACCTGGACGGCGATCCGGATTTCCGCGCGGTCCTGTCACGGGTTCGCGAGGTGTCCCTGGAGGCCTTCGCGCACCAGGACATGCCATTCGAGCTCCTGGTCCGCGAATTGGCCTCAAAGCCTGACGGCAACCGACAACCGTTGTTCAACGTGATGTTCAACATGGTGAACTCGCAGGTCCGTGATGGCCATTTCGAGGGGTTGACGTGGTCCCGCCTCGACTTCGACCGCGCGTCAGCCCAGTTCGATCTGACCTTCGTTGCCGATTTTCTTTACGACAACGCCCTCGTGATCGAGTACTCGACCGACCTGTTCTTACCCGAAACCGTTCAACGCATGGGCGAACACCTTGAACGCATCCTGCGAGTCGCTGTGGTCGATGCGCGAACCCGGGTGGCCACGTTCCCGCTGCTCGGCGATGCCGAGCGTGCGTCCCTCACCCAGTGGTCGCTCGGACCAACCGAACCGCCGGAGGCACATTCGGTGGTCGAATGGATAACAAAGGGGTTGCAGACGTCTGCGAACCGGCCGGCCGTCGTCTTCGGCAACGTGCAGTTGACCCACCAGGAACTGGACAAAGCGTCGAATCGACTGGCCAGGTTGCTGCGCCAGCGCGGGATTGCGCGGGGCGCCCGCGTCGGCGTCTGCCTGCCCCGCAGTCACGATCTGGTTGTTGCGCTGCTCGCCATCCTGAAATCAGGCGCAGCCTACGTGCCACTGGATCCCGACTACCCCAGCCAGCGCCTGATCCACCAGATCGACGACGCCGATCTGTCACTGTTGGTGACCCAGCGCTCTGTCACGCTGGCATGCGAGCAACCCGATAGGTTGTTTCTCGATGCAGACCGATCGCAGATCGCGGCCACCGCGGGCGATTCGCTGGAAGCCGATCCAGAACGAGATGCCCGGCCTGACGACCCCGCCTACGTGATCTACACCTCAGGCTCAACGGGTCGACCCAAAGGCGTTGCAGTGCCGCACCGGGCTGTGGTGAACTTTTTGACCAGCATGGCGCGCACACCCGGACTCACAGCGCAAGACCGCCTTTTGGCCGTGACCACACCCAGCTTTGACATTGCGGTTCTGGAGCTGTACCTGCCGTTGGGAGCAGGCGCAACCGTGGTGATGGCCACTGAAGACCAGGCCACCGATGGCCGTGCGCTGGCCGATGTGATCTTGGGCGAGAAAATCACGGTGCTCCAAGCCACGCCATCGAGATGGCACTTGCTGATCGATTCCGGCTGGGCTGGAAACCCTCACTTAAAGGCCCTTGTGGGTGGAGAACCCTTGACAGGCAACCTTGCCTCGCAACTGCTGGCCCGTTGCAGCGAAGTCTGGAACATGTACGGCCCGACCGAAACCACGGTGTGGTCGAGTTGCTGCCAAGTGCGCCCGGACGCAACCCAGGCCATCGACCTGGGACGCCCGGTGTTGAACACATCGATCCAGGTGCTTGACGAACACCTTCAGGTCTGTCCGATCGGTGTTCCCGGAGAAATCTACATCGGCGGCACGGGTGTCGCGCTGGGCTACTACAAACGCGAGGAACTCACCGCCGAGCGATTCATTCAACAACCACGGGCCGAGGGCGGCACATACCCACGCATTTACCGTACCGGTGACAGTGGACGCTGGCGACACGACGGTTCGCTGGAACACCGTGGCCGGCTAGACGATCAGATCAAGTTGCGAGGGTTTCGCATAGAACTGGGCGAGATCGAGGCCAACTTGCTCACCCATGCAGCCGTGGCCCGCACGGTGGTGATGCTTCGGGAAGACCTGCCGGGTCAGGTCAGGCTGGTCGCCTATGTGGTTCCAAACGGCGCCATGCCCTCGCGTGAAAACCTGCGTGAGCACTTGAGCCGATGGCTGCCAGACCACATGGTCCCCGGCCTGTTCGTCGAGCTGGATTCGATCCCGGTGCTGCCCAACGGCAAAACCAACCGCAGGGCCCTGCCAGTGCCTCCCGCCGCGCGAGCGGATACGAACTCACCACCTGCAGCGCCCCGAAATGGGACCGAAACAAGCATTCTTGCCATATGGCAAGAGACTCTGCAGGTCGAGCGGCTGGGCATTCACGACAACTTTTTTGATTTCGGCGGGCATTCGATTCTTGCCGTAGGTGTTGTGAGCCGTATCGAGACGGCGCTCGAACGCCCCTGTGCACTGGCGCTGCTCTTCAAATATCCGACCGTGGCGGGCCTTTCAGCGGCACTCGCGCAGCCTGCGGAAAAGGACACCCCCGACGTGCCGGTTGCGGTGCTTCGACCGGGGGAAGGCGGGCCAGGCTTGTTCTTGTTGGCCGGTGCAGAGATGTACCGGCATCTGGCGAGAAGGCTGGATTCGCAGATGCCGGTGTACGGCGTCTTTTCGCAAACTGAAATCGATATCCTGCAAAAACCAGCAGAAACTGCCTTGTCGACGGTCTCGGTCGAAACACTGGCACTGGAATACCTCGCACTCATCCGCAGCATTCAGCCCCACGGGCCCTATTACCTCGGCGGTTTCTCGATTGGAGGTGTTCTGGCTTTTGAAGTGGCGCAACGCCTGCGCCAGGCTGGTGAAGAAATTGGACTGATCGTCTTGCTCGACTCCATGCTGCCCGGGCGAGGAATCAAGCACCTGCTGGCAGGTCTGCACAGGCGCTTGCGCATGATCCGCCGACAGGGTCTGAAGCACCTCCTGCACGTCTATCGTGTCTACCAAGGTCAGACGGCGCAACGCCATGAACCAGGCAATCGACGAAATCAAACTTACGCCAGGGCCATGCGTGCCCACCACGCCACGCCCTGTGACTTGCGCGCACTGTTTCTGCAGGCCGGGGACGACGCTTCAACCGCGCCAGCCTATGGCTGGAAGGCATTGCTACCGGCCATCTCCGTGGAGCGCGTCCCCGGGAAGCACATGGACATCTTGGATCCGCCCAATGTCGACGTATTGGCCTCCTTGGTGCGCACGCACATTACCGCTGCCAAAACCGAGAGCCTTCACGCCGAGTCAACGGGCAACACACCCCATCAACACGGCGTCACCGATTGCACCAGATGCCCCAAGGACATTCGATGA
- a CDS encoding glycosyltransferase, which produces MKIENIANVYEQSPSSEVFFERDRFKDARWIGYSGLPINAMEETIRRPRISRYRAAFQTALYAKRHAQTAVISHLPAMTAATASALRTLHASSPHFAFAFNFTELPIGSRKSYMRNCFASIRKFTVFSRHEALLYSDFFSLAEDRFDFTLWTQSVPDWVTPEEIPFDGRYLCAVGGEDRDYELLVRFSDATGIPVLIIGRPNGIPDLINSPNVRFLFNQPFGLTWGYVKHSRGMVLPLKSNLSRCGQITLVSAAMLGIPTLAADTAGLRDYLDDDLQMKYEPGNLEDLVSKARTLYDCSEELTKVALGRQTHCLARYDRRHWTQTIEQQLAQA; this is translated from the coding sequence ATGAAAATTGAAAACATTGCGAATGTGTATGAGCAGTCTCCATCATCCGAAGTTTTCTTTGAACGGGATCGGTTTAAGGATGCTCGCTGGATCGGATACAGCGGGCTGCCAATAAATGCCATGGAAGAAACAATCAGACGTCCGAGAATATCTCGCTACAGAGCGGCTTTTCAAACGGCGTTGTACGCTAAGCGGCATGCGCAAACAGCTGTAATATCGCACCTTCCTGCGATGACCGCTGCCACGGCCAGCGCCCTGCGCACCCTTCATGCCAGTTCACCTCATTTCGCATTTGCTTTCAATTTTACGGAATTGCCTATTGGATCGCGAAAATCCTACATGCGAAACTGCTTCGCCAGTATTCGGAAATTCACGGTCTTTTCTCGGCATGAAGCACTCTTGTACAGTGACTTTTTTTCCTTGGCTGAAGATCGTTTCGATTTCACGCTCTGGACGCAAAGCGTGCCAGATTGGGTGACGCCTGAAGAAATCCCCTTTGATGGCCGCTACCTGTGTGCTGTAGGCGGGGAGGATCGCGATTATGAATTGCTGGTCCGGTTCTCGGACGCAACGGGGATACCAGTTCTCATCATCGGTCGTCCCAACGGGATTCCAGATTTGATCAACAGTCCCAATGTTCGATTTCTTTTTAACCAACCGTTTGGATTGACTTGGGGGTACGTGAAACACTCAAGAGGAATGGTGCTGCCTTTAAAATCCAACCTGTCACGTTGCGGTCAAATCACGTTGGTTTCTGCGGCCATGCTAGGTATTCCCACCTTGGCTGCTGACACGGCTGGTTTAAGAGACTACCTGGATGACGACCTACAGATGAAATACGAGCCAGGAAACCTGGAAGACCTGGTCTCGAAGGCAAGAACTCTGTACGACTGCAGCGAAGAATTGACAAAGGTGGCACTGGGCAGGCAAACGCACTGTTTGGCTCGTTACGACAGGCGTCACTGGACCCAGACCATAGAGCAACAGCTTGCCCAAGCGTAG
- a CDS encoding undecaprenyl-phosphate glucose phosphotransferase translates to MVLAKKHPRSILKRRGSISTAVQAVVDLVAVVGLSLLLIRQQIGAITAEYSALLLVLTMVMVFAYDQFGVYRSNSSFTRKALTLFKAWSLAFGFLLLVGFLTKQTEVFSRLLLAQLFVVGYLLQVLLQYLSRQIQTRVMVHAVPVENVLIVGTGKLARYLQNKISGNPWLSQKVVGCLELPSPARVSEVKAGATLYESSDFGSLKEPNIIGALDEMLDIIERDDVRTVYFAIPLGESDLIEDMYLQLLDRHVAVHWVPDIFSLLLVNHSVREIAGLPVLTLSETPLTGTRLLLKALEDRVLGMFIMILITPFLLLIALAIKLDSKGPVFFRQARKGWSGRIFHIWKFRSMFVHQPDTGVLQQATRNDPRVTRVGAFLRKTSLDELPQIFNVLKGEMSLVGPRPHAVEHDEQYSKGINAYFARHNIKPGITGLAQVRGLRGETREIERMRQRIEADIEYINNWSIWLDISILLRTLGALSGKNAY, encoded by the coding sequence ATGGTCCTTGCCAAGAAACATCCTCGTTCCATTCTCAAACGCCGCGGGAGCATTTCCACGGCCGTTCAGGCCGTGGTCGATTTGGTGGCCGTGGTGGGGCTGTCCCTGCTGCTGATTCGCCAGCAGATTGGCGCAATCACGGCCGAATATTCAGCGCTGCTTCTGGTGCTCACCATGGTCATGGTGTTTGCCTACGACCAGTTCGGTGTCTACAGAAGCAACAGCAGCTTCACACGCAAAGCCCTGACCCTTTTTAAGGCCTGGTCCCTGGCATTTGGCTTCTTGCTGCTGGTCGGATTCCTGACAAAACAGACGGAAGTGTTTTCTCGCCTGTTGCTGGCACAACTCTTTGTAGTCGGGTACTTGCTGCAAGTACTGCTTCAATACCTAAGCCGGCAAATCCAGACCCGCGTCATGGTACACGCGGTTCCGGTCGAGAACGTGCTGATCGTGGGCACGGGCAAACTCGCTCGCTATTTGCAAAACAAGATTTCGGGCAACCCTTGGCTGAGTCAAAAGGTGGTCGGTTGCCTTGAACTGCCCTCGCCTGCGCGGGTCAGTGAGGTGAAAGCCGGCGCGACCCTGTACGAGAGTTCGGACTTTGGCTCACTCAAGGAGCCCAATATCATCGGGGCCCTCGACGAGATGCTGGACATCATCGAACGTGATGACGTGCGCACGGTCTACTTCGCCATTCCCCTGGGCGAGTCCGACCTCATCGAAGACATGTACCTCCAGCTACTGGACCGCCATGTCGCGGTGCATTGGGTGCCGGACATATTTTCGCTGCTGTTGGTCAATCACAGCGTGCGAGAGATCGCAGGGCTGCCGGTCTTGACCCTGTCAGAAACGCCCCTCACGGGCACCCGTCTGCTGTTGAAGGCCCTGGAGGATCGCGTACTGGGCATGTTCATCATGATTCTGATCACGCCTTTTCTCCTGCTGATCGCACTGGCCATCAAACTGGACAGCAAAGGACCGGTGTTTTTCCGCCAGGCACGCAAGGGTTGGAGTGGCCGGATCTTCCACATCTGGAAGTTCCGCAGCATGTTTGTGCACCAGCCAGACACCGGCGTGCTGCAACAGGCCACCCGCAATGACCCTCGCGTGACCCGCGTCGGCGCATTCCTCCGCAAAACCAGCCTGGACGAACTGCCTCAAATCTTCAACGTGCTTAAAGGGGAAATGTCATTGGTTGGCCCGAGACCACACGCGGTCGAACATGACGAGCAATATTCGAAAGGTATCAACGCTTACTTCGCCCGACACAACATCAAGCCAGGCATTACCGGGCTCGCTCAAGTGAGGGGGCTGCGCGGTGAAACCAGGGAGATCGAGCGCATGCGACAGCGCATCGAAGCAGATATCGAGTACATCAACAACTGGTCCATTTGGCTTGACATCTCCATCTTGCTGCGCACCCTGGGCGCGCTGTCTGGCAAGAACGCCTACTGA
- a CDS encoding PA14 domain-containing protein has product MRNFFDSPRRKLLLQRTLIVAAIGVGALLFLRGDVIELFRPASPSAPPSDRMAAELLRADERAGICSAANAVGVGLRGEYFSEPSLRGEVALVRVDGVVDFDSSMDWPPGLAARPASVRWSGWVKPPLSGGYRFHADAPNMKVLVARNVVAGEGASPDGTVDLAAGRFYPIEIIVTQLTSSDKRIRLEWTAPHGARYVVSKALLHLPSDTIATPQN; this is encoded by the coding sequence ATGCGCAATTTTTTTGACTCTCCCCGCCGAAAGCTGCTGTTGCAGAGGACGCTCATCGTCGCGGCCATCGGCGTGGGTGCTCTGCTGTTTCTACGCGGCGATGTCATAGAGCTGTTTCGTCCTGCTTCTCCTTCAGCCCCACCATCTGACCGCATGGCGGCGGAATTGCTTCGCGCAGATGAACGTGCGGGCATCTGTTCTGCGGCCAACGCCGTAGGCGTCGGATTGCGTGGCGAGTATTTTTCCGAGCCATCGTTGCGTGGGGAAGTGGCGCTGGTTCGTGTGGATGGCGTCGTGGACTTTGACTCTTCGATGGATTGGCCGCCAGGGTTGGCTGCCCGGCCGGCTTCTGTTCGATGGAGTGGCTGGGTCAAGCCACCGCTCAGTGGTGGGTACCGATTTCATGCCGATGCGCCCAACATGAAGGTGCTTGTAGCGCGCAACGTGGTTGCCGGTGAGGGCGCTTCCCCAGATGGAACAGTGGACTTGGCAGCGGGGCGTTTCTATCCCATTGAGATCATCGTGACCCAACTGACCAGTTCAGACAAGCGGATCAGACTTGAGTGGACTGCGCCTCATGGCGCCCGCTATGTGGTGTCCAAGGCGCTCTTGCATTTGCCCTCCGACACAATTGCGACGCCTCAGAACTGA
- a CDS encoding DUF1996 domain-containing protein, whose product MSFDDPIVYPGQPGRSHLHAFFGNTGANASSTASSIANSGNSTCRGGTLNRSAYWVPAMIDTRDGSPVKPQTANFYYKTGYGGVVPSSVQSMPAGLRMIAGDAKNAAPGGKYERMPFGYSCTDGSGNSRSIPNCSVGAELWQTVNFPQCWDGVNLDSPDHKSHMAYPTGGGCPASHPVPLPEITFNIVYMITEANSASHWRLASDNYSTTFPGGYSGHGDWFNGWREEAMDAFVRGCDQAALDCHSHLLGDGRAIH is encoded by the coding sequence ATGTCCTTCGACGATCCCATCGTCTATCCAGGCCAGCCTGGCCGATCGCACTTGCATGCTTTCTTCGGCAATACTGGCGCCAACGCCAGTTCCACGGCGTCTTCGATCGCCAACTCTGGCAACTCGACTTGCCGTGGCGGAACCCTGAACCGCAGCGCCTACTGGGTGCCGGCGATGATCGATACCCGGGACGGGTCGCCGGTCAAACCGCAAACGGCCAACTTCTATTACAAAACCGGCTACGGTGGCGTGGTTCCGAGCTCGGTTCAATCCATGCCGGCGGGCCTGCGAATGATCGCGGGGGATGCGAAAAATGCGGCACCCGGCGGAAAGTACGAAAGGATGCCTTTTGGCTATAGCTGCACCGATGGGAGCGGCAACAGTCGATCGATTCCGAACTGCTCTGTTGGCGCGGAGCTGTGGCAAACCGTCAACTTCCCCCAATGCTGGGACGGAGTGAACCTGGACTCACCCGATCACAAGAGCCACATGGCTTACCCCACAGGTGGCGGTTGCCCGGCTTCGCACCCGGTGCCTCTGCCTGAGATCACCTTCAACATTGTCTACATGATCACCGAAGCAAATTCGGCTTCACATTGGCGCTTGGCGTCAGACAACTACAGCACCACGTTCCCGGGCGGCTATTCAGGCCATGGCGACTGGTTCAACGGCTGGCGCGAGGAAGCCATGGATGCGTTCGTGAGAGGCTGCGATCAGGCCGCTCTCGACTGCCACTCTCATTTGCTTGGGGATGGTCGGGCCATTCACTGA
- a CDS encoding DUF1996 domain-containing protein — MNFDDPIVYPGQTGKSHLHAFFGNTGANANSTASSIANTGNSTCRGGTLNRSSYWVPAMIDTRNGAPVKPTTANIYYKTGYGGVAPSAVQPMPPGLRMIAGDAKNAAPGGQYESMPFGYSCDDGSGNSRSIPNCSAGHELWQTVNFPQCWDGVNLDSPDHKSHMAYPTGGGCPASHPVALPEITYNIVYLITASDSPTNWRLASDNYSNSLPGGYSGHGDWFNGWKQEAMDAFVRGCDQAALDCHSHLLGDGRAIY, encoded by the coding sequence ATGAATTTTGATGACCCCATCGTGTATCCCGGCCAGACGGGGAAGTCTCATCTGCATGCCTTCTTCGGCAACACTGGCGCCAACGCCAACTCCACAGCGTCTTCGATTGCCAACACAGGCAACTCGACTTGCCGTGGTGGCACCCTGAACCGCAGCTCCTATTGGGTGCCCGCGATGATCGACACGCGCAACGGCGCGCCAGTGAAGCCGACCACCGCCAACATCTATTACAAGACCGGCTATGGCGGTGTGGCCCCGAGCGCTGTTCAGCCCATGCCACCAGGCTTGCGCATGATTGCGGGCGATGCGAAAAATGCGGCGCCAGGTGGGCAGTACGAGAGCATGCCTTTCGGCTATAGCTGTGACGATGGAAGTGGCAACAGCCGATCAATCCCGAATTGCTCTGCTGGGCATGAACTCTGGCAAACCGTCAACTTCCCGCAGTGTTGGGACGGCGTGAACCTCGATTCACCCGATCACAAGAGTCACATGGCGTACCCCACCGGCGGTGGTTGCCCGGCTTCGCACCCTGTCGCTCTGCCTGAGATCACCTACAACATCGTTTACCTGATTACCGCATCAGATTCGCCCACGAATTGGCGTCTCGCTTCGGACAACTACAGCAACTCCCTCCCGGGCGGGTATTCGGGCCACGGCGATTGGTTCAACGGCTGGAAGCAGGAAGCCATGGATGCATTCGTGAGAGGTTGTGATCAGGCGGCCCTCGACTGCCACTCCCACTTGCTTGGCGATGGTCGGGCTATCTACTGA